DNA sequence from the Geobacter sp. AOG2 genome:
TTGGGAGGAACAGTATGCAACAGAAACAGATGAACATCGAACTGAGATCGAAGACCGGCAAGGGTATAAGCCGCCAGTTGCGGAATGCCGACATGGTTCCCGGCGTCGTTTACGGCAAGGGAATGGATCCGGTTGCGGTAAGCATCAAATATCGCGATCTGCAGAATGCTCTTGCAGGAGAAGGCGGCCAAAACAACCTGATCACCCTGGTTGGAGGCGGCAGCCTGGACCAGAGCATGGCTATTATCGCCGATATGCAGCGCGATGCACTTAGGGGCACCTACCGCCATATCGACCTCCATCGCATCAACATGAATGAAAAGTTGCGTGTTACCGTTCCGGTCATCCTGAAAGGCACCGCAGCAGGTGTCAAGGAAGGCGGCTTGCTGGACTTGGCCCATCACGAACTGCACGTGGAGTGTCTGCCGAACAACATCCCCGACCA
Encoded proteins:
- a CDS encoding 50S ribosomal protein L25; amino-acid sequence: MQQKQMNIELRSKTGKGISRQLRNADMVPGVVYGKGMDPVAVSIKYRDLQNALAGEGGQNNLITLVGGGSLDQSMAIIADMQRDALRGTYRHIDLHRINMNEKLRVTVPVILKGTAAGVKEGGLLDLAHHELHVECLPNNIPDHIEIDITDLQIAHSIHVSEIPLPEGVKLLDNPKTPVVSVLGRAKEEEAAPAAAPAA